The proteins below are encoded in one region of Mangifera indica cultivar Alphonso chromosome 7, CATAS_Mindica_2.1, whole genome shotgun sequence:
- the LOC123221367 gene encoding 40S ribosomal protein S16-like, producing MPPPEHTGTPPNMAASAPTQVESVQCFGRKKTAVAVTYCKRGRGLIKINGCPIELVEPEILRFKAYEPILLLGRHRFAGVDMRIRVKGGGHTSQIYAIRQSIAKALVAFYQKFVDEQSKKEIKDILVRYDRTLLVADPRRCEPKKFGGRGARARFQKSYR from the coding sequence ATGCCACCACCAGAGCACACTGGCACTCCACCAAACATGGCTGCGTCAGCTCCTACCCAAGTCGAATCTGTACAATGTTTCGGCCGCAAGAAGACGGCCGTCGCCGTGACCTACTGCAAGCGCGGGCGCGGCTTGATCAAGATTAACGGCTGCCCTATCGAGTTGGTGGAGCCGGAGATCCTTCGTTTCAAGGCTTACGAACCGATCCTCTTACTTGGACGACACCGCTTCGCTGGAGTTGACATGCGTATCCGAGTGAAAGGCGGAGGGCACACATCTCAGATCTACGCCATCCGACAGAGCATCGCAAAGGCACTGGTCGCGTTTTATCAGAAGTTCGTAGACGAGCAGAGCAAGAAGGAGATTAAGGACATTCTAGTTAGGTACGATAGGACTTTGCTTGTTGCTGATCCGAGGCGCTGTGAACCTAAGAAGTTTGGAGGACGTGGTGCCAGAGCTAGGTTCCAGAAATCTTACCGTTGA
- the LOC123221714 gene encoding 2-hydroxyisoflavanone dehydratase-like has product MGSVVKEVASELLPFLRVYKDGSVERLSGSPIVPSSPEDSVTEVSFKDITISENPRISARVYLPKLTQPDKKLPVLVYNHGGGFCFESAFSLVETKLMNSLVSEAKIVAVSVEYRLAPEVSIPVVYEDCWTALKWVASHSADNNGNNKEPWLQTYGDFDRVFIGGDSAGANIVHNILIRAGQESLPGGVKIFGAFLTHPYFWGSKPIGSEIGGPEREKLAPHAVWNYLYPMAPGGVDNPMINIVAPEAPSLAQLGCRRLLVSVAELDVLRDRGVLYHNAVKESGWKGEVELVEVVGEDHAFHILKYETENATKLIRLLASFLLKL; this is encoded by the coding sequence ATGGGTTCTGTGGTCAAGGAGGTTGCTTCAGagcttcttccttttcttcggGTTTACAAGGATGGCTCGGTTGAGCGGCTAAGTGGCTCTCCGATTGTTCCATCGTCACCTGAAGACTCAGTAACTGAGGTCTCATTCAAAGACATCACCATTTCTGAGAACCCCCGTATCTCAGCTAGAGTTTACCTTCCAAAATTAACCCAACCTGATAAAAAACTCCCCGTTTTGGTCTATAATCATGGCGGTGGCTTCTGCTTTGAATCCGCTTTCTCTTTAGTCGAGACGAAGTTAATGAACAGCTTGGTTTCTGAAGCTAAAATTGTTGCGGTTTCAGTAGAGTACAGACTAGCTCCTGAAGTTTCTATTCCTGTTGTTTATGAAGATTGCTGGACAGCGCTGAAATGGGTTGCATCACACTCGGCTGATAATAATGGCAACAACAAAGAGCCGTGGCTACAAACTTATGGAGATTTCGATCGAGTTTTCATCGGCGGAGATAGTGCAGGAGCCAACATTGTGCATAATATACTCATTCGTGCTGGCCAGGAAAGTCTGCCTGGCGGTGTAAAGATTTTCGGAGCTTTTCTTACTCACCCATACTTCTGGGGTTCAAAGCCAATTGGGTCAGAGATTGGGGGTCCAGAACGTGAGAAGCTTGCGCCTCATGCGGTTTGGAACTATTTATATCCAATGGCGCCCGGTGGCGTTGACAATCCGATGATAAATATTGTTGCCCCGGAAGCGCCAAGCTTGGCTCAACTTGGGTGTCGTCGGTTGCTGGTGAGTGTGGCGGAACTGGATGTGCTGAGGGATAGAGGTGTTTTATACCATAATGCTGTGAAGGAAAGTGGGTGGAAAGGAGAGGTGGAGCTTGTTGAAGTTGTGGGAGAAGACCATGCCTTCCATATCTTGAAATACGAGACTGAAAATGCTACGAAATTGATCAGACTCTTGGCTTCGTTTCTTCTGAAGCTGTAG
- the LOC123221834 gene encoding 2-hydroxyisoflavanone dehydratase-like has protein sequence MGSVAKEIASELLPFLRVYKDGSVKRLNGSTKVPPSPQDPETGVSSKDVIISEIPHLSARVYLPKLTQPNQKLPVLVYTHGGGFCFESAFSSVETKLMNSLVSEAEIVAVSVEYRLAPENPIPLLYEDCWTALKWVASHSADDNGGIKEPWLTAYGDLERVFIGGDNAGANITHNILMRAGQESLPGGVKIVGAFLTHPYFWGSKPIGSEIGGSEREKLVPHVVWNFLYPTAPGGIDNPMINFVAPEAPSLAQLGCRLLLVSVAELDVLRDRGVLYYNAVKESGWKGEVELVEMEGEDHAFHILNHETENARKLIKLLASFLVK, from the coding sequence ATGGGTTCTGTGGCCAAGGAAATTGCTTCAGAGTTGCTTCCTTTTCTCCGGGTCTACAAAGATGGCTCGGTCAAGCGCTTAAATGGCTCCACCAAAGTCCCACCATCTCCTCAAGACCCAGAAACTGGAGTCTCATCGAAAGATGTCATCATTTCTGAAATTCCCCACCTCTCAGCTAGAGTTTATTTGCCAAAGTTAACCCAACCCAACCAAAAACTCCCTGTTTTGGTCTATACTCACGGCGGAGGCTTCTGCTTTGAATCTGCCTTCTCTTCAGTCGAGACGAAGTTAATGAACAGCTTGGTTTCTGAAGCCGAAATAGTTGCAGTTTCAGTAGAGTACAGGCTAGCTCCTGAAAATCCCATCCCTCTTCTTTATGAAGATTGCTGGACTGCCCTGAAATGGGTTGCATCACATTCAGCTGATGACAACGGCGGTATTAAAGAGCCATGGTTGACAGCTTACGGCGACCTTGAACGAGTTTTTATCGGCGGAGATAATGCAGGAGCCAACATTACGCATAACATACTGATGCGAGCAGGCCAAGAGAGCTTGCCCGGCGGTGTAAAGATCGTCGGAGCTTTTCTCACTCACCCATACTTCTGGGGCTCCAAGCCAATTGGGTCAGAGATTGGAGGCTCGGAACGTGAGAAGCTTGTGCCTCATGTGGTTTGGAACTTCTTATATCCAACGGCGCCTGGTGGCATTGATAATCCGATGATAAATTTTGTTGCCCCTGAAGCGCCGAGCTTGGCTCAGCTCGGGTGTCGGCTGTTGCTGGTGAGTGTAGCGGAGCTGGATGTGCTGAGGGATAGAGGTGTTTTATACTATAATGCAGTGAAGGAAAGTGGGTGGAAAGGAGAGGTGGAGCTTGTTGAAATGGAGGGAGAAGACCATGCCTTCCATATTTTGAATCACGAGACAGAAAATGCTAGGAAATTGATCAAACTCTTGGCTTCATTTCTTGTCAAGTAG